In Melanotaenia boesemani isolate fMelBoe1 chromosome 7, fMelBoe1.pri, whole genome shotgun sequence, a single window of DNA contains:
- the syvn1 gene encoding E3 ubiquitin-protein ligase synoviolin isoform X1: protein MVRAALVTATSLALTAGVVAHAYFLKHQFYPTVVYLTKSSPSMAVLYIQAFVLVFLLGKFMRKVFFGQLRAAEMEHLIERSWYAVTETCLAFTVFRDDFSPRFVALFTLLLFLKCFHWLAEDRVDFMERSPNISWIFHFRVLSLMGLLGVMDFLFVNHACHSIITRGASVQLVFGFEYAILLTMVLTTFIKYILHTVDLQSENPWDNKAVYMLYTELFTGLIKVLLYIAFMTIMIKVHTFPLFAIRPMYLAMRQFKKAVTDAIMSRRAIRNMNTLYPDATPEDLQASDNVCIICREEMVTGAKKLPCNHIFHSSCLRSWFQRQQTCPTCRMDVLRASNNNQTQAPAQAPPPPPAPPANAPAAPAPNVAPGMLPGFPPGIFPFWGPFPAVPPPPPPAAAAPAPGAPDAPPSGSEAAQTAGTSQTTPSTADTTTPAAAPGSAIPGFPFSFPPPPFPTAPWLPMPPPPPFVSSMPPPPPSLSRLSEEELRELEAEGRRGLEARLQCLQNIHTLLDAAMLNIHHYLSTVATLTPPRAEGSAGEASGTNPTEPAAAAGENTESSSTEKDSSVSDQASGTTVSSQPADSTSSASDTERKEKTDEGVVEDEDGEPNAAELRRRRLRKLETAAASSPSPPPPPDN, encoded by the exons ATGGTACGAGCAGCCTTAGTAACTGCCACCAGTCTGGCGTTGACCGCCGGTGTGGTGGCTCACGCTTATTTCCTCAAGCACCAGTTCTACCCGACTGTGGTCTACCTCACCAAGAGCAGCCCCAGCATGGCG GTTTTGTACATTCAGGCTTTTGTGCTAGTGTTTCTGCTGGGAAAGTTCATGAGGAAGGTCTTTTTTGGGCAGCTACGGGCTGCAGAAATGGAG CACCTCATCGAGCGTTCCTGGTATGCGGTGACAGAGACATGCCTGGCTTTCACTGTGTTCAGGGATGACTTCTCCCCTCGCTTCGTCGCCCTCTTCACCCTCCTGCTCTTCCTGAAGTGCTTCCACTGGCTGGCGGAAGACAGGGTGGACTTT ATGGAGCGGAGCCCGAACATATCATGGATTTTCCACTTCAGAGTATTAT ctctcatgggACTGCTGGGTGTCATGGACTTTCTGTTTGTCAACCACGCCTGTCACAGCATCATTACCCGAGGAGCTTCAGTCCAGCTTGTTTTTGGATTTGAG TATGCCATCCTGCTGACCATGGTCCTGACAACCTTCATCAAGTACATTCTGCACACCGTCGACCTGCAGAGTGAGAATCCCTGGGACAACAAAGCCGTCTACATGCTCTACACGGAGCTTTTCACAG gtttgatcaaagtgctgctCTACATTGCCTTCATGACTATCATGATAAAGGTCCACACCTTCCCCCTGTTTGCCATCCGGCCCATGTATTTGGCCATGAG GCAATTTAAGAAGGCTGTAACAGATGCTATAATGTCTCGGAGAGCTATCCGCAACATGAACACACT ATACCCTGATGCTACTCCTGAGGACCTGCAGGCCTCAGACAATGTTTGTATCATCTGTCGAGAGGAAATGGTCACTGGAGCCAAGAAACTACCTTGTAATCACATTTTCCACTCCAG CTGCTTGCGCTCCTGGTTTCAGAGGCAGCAGACCTGCCCCACCTGTCGCATGGACGTGCTCAGGGCATCCAACAACAATCAGACTCAGGCTCCAGCTCAGGCTCCGCCCCCTCCTCCAGCACCACCTGCTAATGCTCCTGCAGCCCCAGCCCCTAATG TAGCTCCAGGCATGTTGCCAGGCTTCCCTCCTGGCATCTTCCCTTTCTGGGGTCCTTTTCCTGCagtgcctcctcctcctcctcctgctgcagcagctccgGCTCCCGGTGCTCCTGACGCTCCACCAAGCGGCTCAGAGGCGGCACAGACAGCAG GCACCAGCCAAACCACTCCATCCACTGCAGACACCACCACAccagctgctgctccaggaTCAGCAATCCCAGGATTCCCCTTCTCCTTCCCGCCTCCTCCCTTCCCCACTGCACCATGGCTGCCCATGCCCCCACCTCCCCCCTTTg TATCATCAATGCCTCCTCCGCCACCGTCTCTGTCTCGTCTCTCGGAGGAGGAGCTGAGGGAGTTGGAGGCGGAAGGCCGCCGGGGCCTCGAGGCCAGACTGCAGTGTCTGCAAAACATCCACACCCTGTTAGATGCCGCCATGCTCAACATCCACCACTACCTCAGCACCGTGGCCACACTCAC gcCGCCTCGGGCTGAGGGCAGCGCCGGGGAAGCCAGTGGGACAAACCCAACTGAACCAGCTGCTGCAGCGGGGGAGAACACGGAGAGTTCCAGCACAGAGAAGGACTCGTCCGTCT CTGATCAAGCGAGCGGAACCACCGTCTCCTCTCAACCCGCCGACTCCACTTCCTCCGCCTcagacacagaaagaaaagaaaagacggACGAAGGAGTGGTGGAGGATGAGGACGGGGAGCCGAACGCCGCTGAGCTGAGGCGCCGCCGCCTTCGTAAACTAGAGACAGCGGCAGCATCGTCGCCATCGCCGCCCCCTCCTCCGGACAACTGA
- the syvn1 gene encoding E3 ubiquitin-protein ligase synoviolin isoform X2, whose amino-acid sequence MVRAALVTATSLALTAGVVAHAYFLKHQFYPTVVYLTKSSPSMAVLYIQAFVLVFLLGKFMRKVFFGQLRAAEMEHLIERSWYAVTETCLAFTVFRDDFSPRFVALFTLLLFLKCFHWLAEDRVDFMERSPNISWIFHFRVLSLMGLLGVMDFLFVNHACHSIITRGASVQLVFGFEYAILLTMVLTTFIKYILHTVDLQSENPWDNKAVYMLYTELFTGLIKVLLYIAFMTIMIKVHTFPLFAIRPMYLAMRQFKKAVTDAIMSRRAIRNMNTLYPDATPEDLQASDNVCIICREEMVTGAKKLPCNHIFHSSCLRSWFQRQQTCPTCRMDVLRASNNNQTQAPAQAPPPPPAPPANAPAAPAPNAPGMLPGFPPGIFPFWGPFPAVPPPPPPAAAAPAPGAPDAPPSGSEAAQTAGTSQTTPSTADTTTPAAAPGSAIPGFPFSFPPPPFPTAPWLPMPPPPPFVSSMPPPPPSLSRLSEEELRELEAEGRRGLEARLQCLQNIHTLLDAAMLNIHHYLSTVATLTPPRAEGSAGEASGTNPTEPAAAAGENTESSSTEKDSSVSDQASGTTVSSQPADSTSSASDTERKEKTDEGVVEDEDGEPNAAELRRRRLRKLETAAASSPSPPPPPDN is encoded by the exons ATGGTACGAGCAGCCTTAGTAACTGCCACCAGTCTGGCGTTGACCGCCGGTGTGGTGGCTCACGCTTATTTCCTCAAGCACCAGTTCTACCCGACTGTGGTCTACCTCACCAAGAGCAGCCCCAGCATGGCG GTTTTGTACATTCAGGCTTTTGTGCTAGTGTTTCTGCTGGGAAAGTTCATGAGGAAGGTCTTTTTTGGGCAGCTACGGGCTGCAGAAATGGAG CACCTCATCGAGCGTTCCTGGTATGCGGTGACAGAGACATGCCTGGCTTTCACTGTGTTCAGGGATGACTTCTCCCCTCGCTTCGTCGCCCTCTTCACCCTCCTGCTCTTCCTGAAGTGCTTCCACTGGCTGGCGGAAGACAGGGTGGACTTT ATGGAGCGGAGCCCGAACATATCATGGATTTTCCACTTCAGAGTATTAT ctctcatgggACTGCTGGGTGTCATGGACTTTCTGTTTGTCAACCACGCCTGTCACAGCATCATTACCCGAGGAGCTTCAGTCCAGCTTGTTTTTGGATTTGAG TATGCCATCCTGCTGACCATGGTCCTGACAACCTTCATCAAGTACATTCTGCACACCGTCGACCTGCAGAGTGAGAATCCCTGGGACAACAAAGCCGTCTACATGCTCTACACGGAGCTTTTCACAG gtttgatcaaagtgctgctCTACATTGCCTTCATGACTATCATGATAAAGGTCCACACCTTCCCCCTGTTTGCCATCCGGCCCATGTATTTGGCCATGAG GCAATTTAAGAAGGCTGTAACAGATGCTATAATGTCTCGGAGAGCTATCCGCAACATGAACACACT ATACCCTGATGCTACTCCTGAGGACCTGCAGGCCTCAGACAATGTTTGTATCATCTGTCGAGAGGAAATGGTCACTGGAGCCAAGAAACTACCTTGTAATCACATTTTCCACTCCAG CTGCTTGCGCTCCTGGTTTCAGAGGCAGCAGACCTGCCCCACCTGTCGCATGGACGTGCTCAGGGCATCCAACAACAATCAGACTCAGGCTCCAGCTCAGGCTCCGCCCCCTCCTCCAGCACCACCTGCTAATGCTCCTGCAGCCCCAGCCCCTAATG CTCCAGGCATGTTGCCAGGCTTCCCTCCTGGCATCTTCCCTTTCTGGGGTCCTTTTCCTGCagtgcctcctcctcctcctcctgctgcagcagctccgGCTCCCGGTGCTCCTGACGCTCCACCAAGCGGCTCAGAGGCGGCACAGACAGCAG GCACCAGCCAAACCACTCCATCCACTGCAGACACCACCACAccagctgctgctccaggaTCAGCAATCCCAGGATTCCCCTTCTCCTTCCCGCCTCCTCCCTTCCCCACTGCACCATGGCTGCCCATGCCCCCACCTCCCCCCTTTg TATCATCAATGCCTCCTCCGCCACCGTCTCTGTCTCGTCTCTCGGAGGAGGAGCTGAGGGAGTTGGAGGCGGAAGGCCGCCGGGGCCTCGAGGCCAGACTGCAGTGTCTGCAAAACATCCACACCCTGTTAGATGCCGCCATGCTCAACATCCACCACTACCTCAGCACCGTGGCCACACTCAC gcCGCCTCGGGCTGAGGGCAGCGCCGGGGAAGCCAGTGGGACAAACCCAACTGAACCAGCTGCTGCAGCGGGGGAGAACACGGAGAGTTCCAGCACAGAGAAGGACTCGTCCGTCT CTGATCAAGCGAGCGGAACCACCGTCTCCTCTCAACCCGCCGACTCCACTTCCTCCGCCTcagacacagaaagaaaagaaaagacggACGAAGGAGTGGTGGAGGATGAGGACGGGGAGCCGAACGCCGCTGAGCTGAGGCGCCGCCGCCTTCGTAAACTAGAGACAGCGGCAGCATCGTCGCCATCGCCGCCCCCTCCTCCGGACAACTGA